One window of the Desulfovibrio desulfuricans DSM 642 genome contains the following:
- a CDS encoding flagellar basal body rod C-terminal domain-containing protein: protein MSSSSLQIGASALNAFSWGTAVTAHNVANVSTAGFEPRRAVYSSNANDQGVSFEAAMKDAGSKVGPSSNWNAANAVLDVTSGIPLEASAPSGTDLAREFTQMISTQHAYEANAQVVRTSDSMLGTLLDIKA from the coding sequence ATGAGTAGCAGTAGCCTACAGATCGGCGCATCAGCCTTGAATGCCTTTTCGTGGGGCACGGCTGTTACAGCGCATAATGTAGCCAACGTCAGTACGGCTGGTTTTGAGCCGCGCCGTGCCGTCTACTCCAGCAACGCCAACGATCAGGGCGTCAGTTTTGAAGCCGCGATGAAAGACGCGGGATCAAAAGTCGGCCCCAGCTCGAACTGGAATGCCGCCAACGCCGTTCTTGATGTCACTTCCGGTATTCCCCTGGAAGCATCCGCACCCAGCGGTACGGATCTTGCGCGGGAATTCACTCAGATGATCTCCACCCAGCACGCCTATGAGGCAAACGCGCAAGTAGTGCGCACCAGTGATTCCATGCTGGGTACGCTTTTAGACATCAAGGCTTGA
- the nikR gene encoding nickel-responsive transcriptional regulator NikR yields the protein MGNLARFGVSLDEDLLEPFDQLCKRKSYPNRSEAIRDLIRKALVEERWSNDASGAGTLTLVYDHHKNDLARRLMTIQHDDHDLIVTTLHVHLDHYNCLEVLVLKGEPKRLRALADKLISCRGVKHGTFTATTTGQDLA from the coding sequence ATGGGAAACCTGGCGCGCTTCGGCGTTTCTTTGGATGAAGATCTGCTGGAACCTTTTGACCAGCTGTGCAAACGCAAAAGCTATCCCAACCGTTCTGAAGCCATACGCGACCTTATCCGCAAGGCGCTGGTGGAAGAACGCTGGAGCAACGATGCCTCCGGCGCGGGTACGCTCACCCTGGTGTATGACCACCACAAAAACGATCTGGCCCGTCGGCTCATGACTATCCAGCACGATGACCACGATCTTATTGTCACCACGCTTCACGTGCATCTGGATCACTACAACTGCCTAGAGGTGCTGGTGCTCAAGGGCGAGCCCAAGCGTTTGCGCGCCCTTGCCGACAAACTGATCTCCTGCCGCGGCGTCAAGCACGGCACTTTTACCGCTACTACTACAGGACAGGATCTGGCATAA
- a CDS encoding manganese efflux pump MntP family protein, translating into MSFFAVLLLAVALSMDAFAVALASGCALRVPQARHYFRLSAAFGFFQFAMPVVGWYLGITMRSYMEAWDHWIAFGLLGWIGGKMVFSGFSALRARSSCPRPSVDPTAGRNLLVLSVATSIDALAVGLSFAILGTPVWSPALMIGLVCAVITAVGVYLGKALANLCAVNGWAELLGGLTLLAIACNTLREHNVFG; encoded by the coding sequence ATGTCGTTTTTTGCTGTTCTGCTCCTGGCCGTTGCCCTTTCCATGGATGCATTTGCCGTTGCTCTGGCTTCTGGCTGCGCCCTGCGCGTGCCGCAGGCACGTCATTACTTCCGGCTTTCCGCGGCATTCGGTTTTTTTCAGTTCGCCATGCCGGTGGTGGGGTGGTATCTGGGCATTACCATGCGTTCTTATATGGAGGCGTGGGATCACTGGATCGCCTTTGGCCTGCTGGGCTGGATAGGCGGCAAGATGGTGTTTTCGGGTTTTTCAGCCCTGCGGGCGCGTTCCTCCTGTCCGCGCCCTTCGGTGGATCCCACTGCGGGGCGCAACCTGCTGGTGCTGAGCGTTGCCACAAGCATTGATGCCCTGGCCGTGGGCCTTTCTTTTGCCATTCTGGGAACTCCTGTCTGGAGCCCTGCCCTGATGATCGGCCTGGTCTGCGCGGTTATTACCGCTGTGGGCGTGTACCTGGGCAAGGCGCTGGCCAATCTCTGCGCGGTCAACGGATGGGCTGAACTGCTGGGCGGGCTGACCCTGCTGGCTATTGCCTGTAACACGTTGCGCGAGCATAATGTTTTTGGTTAA
- a CDS encoding class I SAM-dependent methyltransferase, whose protein sequence is MTEPTSEFSQSETHGLTEYTPHISVRAAGRLWRLSRAADLEQLWDAMTASPDDFDDERLPYWTELWPSSVALAGWLAQQRQCIAGQPCLDIGCGLGLTAMVGQWLGAKMTAMDYEEAALHFAARNADINEVPQPLWTVMDWRRPAVRAQSMHRIWGGDIMYEKRFVAPVLRFLDHALAPGGAAWVAEPGRTVYDAFLHALQNGGWQGRRVHHETVDPLYAQPVPVTVHVWEISRRA, encoded by the coding sequence ATGACCGAACCGACTTCCGAATTTTCCCAATCTGAAACCCACGGCCTGACCGAATACACGCCGCACATTTCAGTGCGCGCCGCAGGCCGCCTGTGGCGGCTCAGCCGGGCCGCCGACCTTGAGCAGCTTTGGGACGCCATGACGGCCTCGCCCGATGATTTTGACGATGAGCGCCTGCCCTACTGGACGGAACTCTGGCCTTCAAGCGTTGCCCTGGCGGGCTGGCTTGCGCAGCAACGGCAATGCATAGCCGGGCAGCCCTGTCTGGATATCGGCTGCGGCCTGGGCCTCACCGCCATGGTGGGCCAGTGGCTTGGCGCAAAAATGACTGCCATGGACTATGAGGAAGCCGCCCTGCACTTTGCGGCCCGTAACGCCGATATCAACGAAGTGCCGCAGCCGTTGTGGACAGTCATGGACTGGCGGCGGCCCGCCGTGCGGGCGCAGAGCATGCACCGTATCTGGGGCGGCGATATCATGTATGAAAAGCGTTTTGTGGCTCCGGTGCTGCGCTTCCTTGACCATGCCCTTGCCCCTGGAGGCGCGGCATGGGTGGCGGAGCCGGGCCGCACAGTGTACGATGCTTTTCTGCACGCGCTGCAAAACGGCGGCTGGCAAGGCAGACGGGTGCACCACGAAACCGTGGATCCCCTTTACGCCCAGCCCGTGCCCGTTACCGTACACGTTTGGGAAATCAGCCGCCGGGCCTGA
- the ilvA gene encoding threonine ammonia-lyase, biosynthetic, with protein sequence MDKHSEYLNRILLSRVYDVAVETPLDEAVSLSRRTGNNILLKREDLQPVFSFKIRGAYNKMAHLTKEELRRGIITASAGNHAQGVALGARKLGCEATIVMPVTTPAIKVEAVKRLGGQVVLSGESFSDAWKHTLDLIQETGCVYIPPFDDPDVIAGQGTIGMEILRQHPGDIHAVFVPIGGGGMAAGVAAYIKNLRPEIRVIGVEPVDSDAMRRSVMAGQRVELHDVGLFADGVAVKLVGEETFVLCRDLLDDIITVETDAICGAIKDIFEDTRVVAEPAGALALAGLRAYAKAGDLHDATLVAIVSGANMNFDRLSHVVDRAEIGAQREALLAVTIPETVGSFRQLCASFGSRNITELCTRYSDPVKARVLVGIKINGRDDVPQVLKELRGKGFEAIDLTDNELAKVHVRHLVGGNAPQILHERLLRFTFPERPGALLDFMDAMRVDFSISLFQYRYHGADFGRVLVGFEAPDEKKEAFEDFLKRVEAMGYPHVEESNNDAYRMFLGWHE encoded by the coding sequence ATGGACAAGCACAGCGAATACCTGAACCGTATCCTTTTGAGCCGCGTGTACGACGTGGCGGTAGAAACCCCCCTGGACGAGGCGGTCAGTCTTTCGCGCCGCACCGGCAATAATATTTTGCTCAAGCGCGAAGACCTCCAGCCTGTTTTTTCCTTCAAGATCAGAGGCGCCTACAACAAGATGGCGCACCTTACCAAGGAAGAACTGCGCAGGGGCATTATTACCGCCTCGGCTGGCAATCACGCTCAGGGCGTTGCCCTTGGCGCGCGCAAGCTGGGGTGCGAAGCTACCATCGTCATGCCCGTGACCACGCCCGCCATCAAGGTCGAGGCTGTGAAGCGGCTGGGTGGTCAGGTTGTGCTTTCCGGTGAGTCTTTCAGCGATGCCTGGAAGCATACACTTGACCTGATTCAGGAAACCGGCTGCGTGTATATTCCGCCTTTTGACGACCCGGATGTCATCGCAGGGCAGGGCACCATCGGCATGGAAATCCTGCGCCAGCACCCCGGCGATATACACGCCGTTTTTGTCCCCATCGGCGGGGGCGGCATGGCGGCGGGCGTTGCCGCCTACATCAAGAACCTGCGGCCTGAAATCCGCGTCATCGGCGTGGAGCCTGTGGATTCCGACGCCATGCGGCGTTCCGTCATGGCTGGCCAGCGGGTAGAACTGCACGATGTAGGTCTGTTTGCCGACGGCGTGGCCGTCAAGCTGGTGGGTGAAGAAACCTTTGTTCTCTGCCGCGACCTGCTTGACGACATCATCACCGTTGAAACGGACGCCATCTGCGGCGCTATCAAGGATATTTTTGAAGACACCCGCGTGGTGGCCGAGCCTGCGGGCGCGCTTGCCCTGGCTGGCCTGCGTGCTTACGCCAAGGCGGGTGATCTGCATGATGCCACCCTGGTAGCTATTGTGAGCGGCGCAAACATGAACTTTGACCGCCTGAGCCACGTGGTGGACCGTGCGGAGATAGGCGCTCAGCGCGAGGCTCTGCTGGCAGTCACCATCCCCGAAACCGTGGGCAGCTTCCGGCAGTTGTGCGCCTCTTTTGGCAGCCGCAACATCACGGAACTCTGCACCCGGTATTCAGACCCGGTAAAGGCCAGGGTGCTGGTGGGCATCAAGATCAACGGGCGCGATGATGTGCCCCAGGTGCTGAAAGAACTGCGCGGCAAGGGCTTTGAGGCCATTGACCTCACGGATAACGAACTGGCCAAGGTGCATGTGCGGCATCTGGTAGGCGGCAATGCGCCACAGATTCTGCACGAGCGTTTGCTGCGCTTCACCTTCCCCGAACGCCCCGGCGCGCTGCTGGACTTCATGGACGCCATGCGCGTGGATTTCAGCATTTCGCTGTTCCAGTACCGTTATCACGGCGCGGATTTTGGCCGCGTGCTTGTGGGATTTGAAGCGCCCGATGAGAAGAAGGAAGCCTTTGAGGATTTTCTCAAGCGTGTTGAAGCCATGGGCTATCCTCATGTGGAAGAATCCAACAACGATGCCTACAGGATGTTTCTGGGCTGGCACGAATAA
- the folE2 gene encoding GTP cyclohydrolase FolE2 → MEDVQSHAPQVALNIDRVGVRELKLPLLVRDRCQGTQQTVATVDLGVDLPSSFKGTHMSRFVEALEQWNDEISYQSVRRLLVNIKERLGARRAYARFCFPYFIVKKAPASGSPATVAYECRLTGELDDKGQSFVLETDVPVMTVCPCSKAISREGAHSQRAMVRMRLRMRAFSWLEDFIDIAEESGSSAVYTLLKREDEKFVTESAFARPTFVEDVVRNVAQKLTAHGQVEWFSVEVESMESIHNHNAFARIERDLSVR, encoded by the coding sequence ATGGAAGACGTACAGAGCCACGCCCCGCAGGTTGCCCTGAATATTGACCGCGTGGGTGTTCGCGAGCTGAAGCTGCCCCTGCTGGTGCGCGACCGCTGCCAGGGGACGCAACAGACCGTGGCTACCGTAGACCTTGGGGTGGACTTGCCTTCATCCTTCAAAGGTACCCACATGAGCCGCTTTGTTGAGGCTCTGGAACAATGGAACGACGAGATCAGCTATCAGTCCGTGCGGCGGCTGCTGGTCAATATCAAGGAACGGCTTGGCGCGCGGCGGGCGTATGCCCGGTTCTGCTTTCCCTATTTTATTGTCAAAAAGGCCCCTGCCTCGGGCAGCCCGGCCACAGTAGCCTACGAATGCCGCCTCACCGGCGAGCTGGACGACAAGGGCCAGTCGTTCGTTCTTGAAACCGATGTTCCGGTCATGACTGTCTGCCCCTGCTCCAAGGCCATCAGCCGCGAGGGCGCGCACAGTCAGCGGGCCATGGTGCGTATGCGTTTGCGCATGCGGGCTTTTTCGTGGCTTGAGGATTTCATCGACATTGCCGAAGAATCCGGCTCTTCAGCCGTTTACACCCTGCTCAAGCGTGAGGATGAAAAATTCGTCACAGAGAGCGCCTTTGCCCGCCCCACCTTTGTGGAAGACGTGGTGCGCAACGTGGCGCAAAAGCTCACGGCCCACGGGCAGGTGGAGTGGTTCAGCGTTGAGGTGGAGAGCATGGAATCAATCCACAACCACAATGCCTTTGCCCGCATCGAGCGCGATCTCTCTGTTCGCTGA